The nucleotide sequence CAATCACAGCGGCGTTCGGCATATTTATAAGCTTGATGACCGCCTTTGTCCTTCTTCGCCTATTACCGGAATCGGTGGCCGAATCCGGCTGGATTCAGATTATTGCCGCCGGTTTGATATCGCACATTGCTTTTTTGGGCATCGTGAAGGATCCGTTGCTCGCCGATAAATTGATCCGGTTGGATCAAATGCTCAAAGGAACGGACATATCCAAGGCGATCCAAATTATCGCTGTTAATATTGCAATCATCATGATCATCATCGGCATTTTAAAAAAAAATCAGACAAAGGGACTCTCTCGGTTAGCTGTGATTACCGATTCATTTTATGCCATAACGTTGAGATCTCGCTCAAATGAACTTTTGAGGCTGAAGTTTTTGAAGCGGACAAATCCATTTCAATTTCTGTAAAAAGCTGCTCTAATTGATCCCGGTCCTTTTTGGCGTAATTTGTATGGATCAAATTAAAATTGTCTTCGGCTTGCTTAATGGTTTCATATGCGGCGTCGATG is from Ferviditalea candida and encodes:
- a CDS encoding TerC family protein encodes the protein MREFVQIFFINFINDIDNVLILMAIIRKYSFHQKSVILFTVFLLTFSRTVYVGAVDSLTAIPGLRLISGLIMIGLALRLVLFTDFGLKRSRPLSWIRSWIKMSFVLLFTDFTICLDNVIVTAELSSHPITAAFGIFISLMTAFVLLRLLPESVAESGWIQIIAAGLISHIAFLGIVKDPLLADKLIRLDQMLKGTDISKAIQIIAVNIAIIMIIIGILKKNQTKGLSRLAVITDSFYAITLRSRSNELLRLKFLKRTNPFQFL